The Phycisphaerae bacterium genomic interval CCAGGCTGGTTTGACCACGGACGAAGACTTCTTTTCGCCTCCGACCGGGAGAACCGGAGCAATCTCTTCGGTCTGGACCTGACTTCGGGGGCGATCACGCAGTTGACCGATCTTGACAAGGTTCCCGGAACCGACGAAGCCGTTTTGATGGCCTCCTGCGTCAGCCCCGCTCGGAACGAGGCATATTACCGCCATCAGCAAAGGGTCTTCGCCCTGGACCTTTCCACGCTGAACGCGCGGAAGCTGTGGGAAATACCGCCAGGCTTCATCGGCGACCTCATGCACGTCTCGGCGGATGGGAAGTGTGTTTTGACGAGCATTTTCGAGGACCTGAGCGACCGGATTCGCATCGATTACGACCGCGGGTACGTCGGGTTTGCTGAGACATATGAGGCGCGGCCTTTGAGCCGGATCATCCGGATCGCCGTCGACGGGACGGGCGCGGATGTCGTTCGCGAGGAACACCAGTGGATCAGCCACGTCAACCCGTCACCCACGCAGCCACACCTGGTGAGTTTCTGTCATGAAGGGGCCTGGGTGGGGGTGGACAACCGCATCTGGGGCCTGGACCTGAACACTGGAGAGGTCTGGAAGATTCGGCCGCGACAATCAGACAGGGAACGCATCGGCCACGAGTACTGGTTCCATGACGGTCTTCACGTGGGATACCATGGGACCTGGCCTGACGGCAGATACTGCATCGGCCATCTCAAGTATGACAACACCGACCACGTCGAGGCGGCCTTTCCACAAGCCACCGGCCACACTCACTCCCACGACGGAAGCCTGATCGTCGGCGATGGGGGCAAGGACGTTCGTCTCTGGCGGTGGAACGGGCACAGCTACGATGGACCGCGCTGCCTGTGCCGGCATGACGCGAGCCAACACATTCAGAAGCTCCACGTTCATCCTCGCTTCACCTCGGACGGAAAGCAGGTTCTCTACACCAGCAGCGTCAGCGGCTATGGAAACCTCTATGTTGTTGACGTCCCTGATTTCGATTCCCTTCCCTTGATCGAGGACAGGAAGCAATGATCCCCACACGACAAGTAGTGCACGGGACACGATTCCCGAGTCAGAGACCTCCGATCAAACGAGCATCGCAACCAACCAATGCCAGACTTTGCGGTCGGCCGCGCACCCACGGGTTTACACTGATCGAGTTGCTTGTCGTGGTGGCGATCATCGCGGTGCTGGTGGCGGTCCTGCTGCCGGCTTTGCAGTCGGCGCGGGACAAGGCCCACGAGGTCGCGTGCCTGTCGAATCTGCGGCAGTGGCATTTCGTGCTGGCGTCGTACGCCGCCGACTACAACAACCGCCTGCCGCACCGGGTGTGGCATCCGAAGTACAGTTGGT includes:
- a CDS encoding oligogalacturonide lyase → PGWFDHGRRLLFASDRENRSNLFGLDLTSGAITQLTDLDKVPGTDEAVLMASCVSPARNEAYYRHQQRVFALDLSTLNARKLWEIPPGFIGDLMHVSADGKCVLTSIFEDLSDRIRIDYDRGYVGFAETYEARPLSRIIRIAVDGTGADVVREEHQWISHVNPSPTQPHLVSFCHEGAWVGVDNRIWGLDLNTGEVWKIRPRQSDRERIGHEYWFHDGLHVGYHGTWPDGRYCIGHLKYDNTDHVEAAFPQATGHTHSHDGSLIVGDGGKDVRLWRWNGHSYDGPRCLCRHDASQHIQKLHVHPRFTSDGKQVLYTSSVSGYGNLYVVDVPDFDSLPLIEDRKQ